The Caldisericum exile AZM16c01 region CATGGTGATATAAAACAAGAAACTGCTCTGGACGTTATAGTCCAGGTGGCTGATACGTTATCTGCAACAAGGCCTGGTGCAAGAAGAGAAGACCTTGAAAACTACATAAAGAGAATGGAGGAACTCGAGCGAATTGCAAGCTCTGTAACTGGTGTTAAAAAGGCGTTTGTAGTCCAAGCGGGACGTGAAGTTAGAATTCTTGTAAATCCTGAGGAAGTTGACGAAGAAACTTCGCAGAAGATTGCAAGAGATGTTGCAAGGACGATTGAAGAGTCTTTGGTATATCCAGGCATTATTAAGGTTACTGTCGTAAGAGAAACTCGATATGTAGAGTATGCAAAATAGTCTTAAATTTCCGGAGGAGTTGGAGTTTTTACCTGACTCTTCCGGTGTGTATATTTTAAAAGATAAAGAAAATAAAGTCATTTATGTAGGAAAGGCAAAATCACTTAAAAAGAGAGTAAGTTCATACAAAAATCCTAAAGATACAAAAGGTAAAGCGCTTTTTTCAAGAATAAGAACTATTGAATTTATCATAACAGAAAACCCAGATGAAGCCCTTCTTCTTGAAAACAATCTTATTAAAAAATTCAAGCCGCCTTTCAATGTAAGACTTGTAGATGACGAGAACTATCCATATATAAAGATAACTGATGAAGAGTATCCAAAAATTCAAAAAGTCTACAGGATTAGAGGCGAAAAGGGAAATTATTTTGGCCCATTCCCTCATGGAAAGGCAGTAGATACAACAATTAAGACTCTTCGTAAGATATTTCCAATTCGTTCGTGTAATCTAAAAATAAGTGAAGAAAAAAAGTATCAGCCCTGCATGCTTTATCAAATTGGACTTTGCTCTGCACCATGTGCACATCTTATAAGCAAAGTAGATTATATAAAAACAGTTGAAAATTTGAAGACTTTTTTAAGAAGCGAAGACAAATCAATTATTAACACTCTTGCAAATGAAATGGAAAAAGCAAAAAGAGAATTACAATTTGAGAGAGCAATCATATATCGTGATGCAATTAATGGGCTTAATGCGATTTTCTCCTCGCAACGTGTTATTACCGAAGAAAATGTGAATTTCGACCTAATTACAGGCGAGATAAAAGGTGATAAGAGTTGTGTTGTGAAAGTAACTATAAGAAACGGGAGGGTTGTAAGCCTTTATCCATTTATTTTGGAATCTTTAGAAGATAAACCAACGCTTATCGAGCAATTTTTGATTTCGTATTCACAACATGCGACATCTGAAAAGATATATGTTGATTGTTCTTTGGAGAACAAAGAAGCACTTGAAAAATTTCTGAAAGAAAAAACAGGACATAAAGTGCAAATTGTAAAAGCTAAAGGGAAAGCTTCCAAAAAAGTTTTAGAATTTGCAAAAGAAAATGCAAAATTACACCTTGAGAATTATCTAAAAAGAAAAGAAAATGAAACACCAAAAGTCCTTGTCCAAATGAAAGAGATACTTTCCTTAAAGCATAT contains the following coding sequences:
- the uvrC gene encoding excinuclease ABC subunit UvrC; this encodes MQNSLKFPEELEFLPDSSGVYILKDKENKVIYVGKAKSLKKRVSSYKNPKDTKGKALFSRIRTIEFIITENPDEALLLENNLIKKFKPPFNVRLVDDENYPYIKITDEEYPKIQKVYRIRGEKGNYFGPFPHGKAVDTTIKTLRKIFPIRSCNLKISEEKKYQPCMLYQIGLCSAPCAHLISKVDYIKTVENLKTFLRSEDKSIINTLANEMEKAKRELQFERAIIYRDAINGLNAIFSSQRVITEENVNFDLITGEIKGDKSCVVKVTIRNGRVVSLYPFILESLEDKPTLIEQFLISYSQHATSEKIYVDCSLENKEALEKFLKEKTGHKVQIVKAKGKASKKVLEFAKENAKLHLENYLKRKENETPKVLVQMKEILSLKHIPIRIEGYDISNIQGKFAVGSMVVFTRGKKDKDEYRRFRIKFVEGPNDYAMLYEVLLRRFMHNEEGFSKELPNLVLIDGGLGQLEVGKKVKEILNLDVDFISLAKKEELVFTEKSNEPIRLERDSPVLKLLQQVRDESHRFAKAYFKELHSKIITEDGNEE